The nucleotide window GCACCCACCTCACCGTGCCGCTGCACCACGCCCCCCTCAAGCCCCGGCAGAGCCCCCGCCCGCCCGTCTACCTGGGAGCGATGTCCGAGCGCGCCCTGCGCAGGGTCGCGCTGCGGGGCGACGGCTGGCTGCCGCTGTGCGTGGTGCCGAGCTACGTCGACATCGACGGACTCGTCGCCCAGCGCGCCCTCATCGACGGCCTGGCCCGGGAAGCCGGCCGCGACCCGCAGGACATCGGCGCGGTCCTTCGTGTGAACATCGACGCCGGCACCCCGCTCCCGGCCGTCGTCGACACCGTCAAGGCCGTGCACGAGCGCACCGGGATCGACCACTTCATGATCGACTCCCTCTACACCGCCGACACCGTCGAGGACGCGACGGAGGTGGCCACGGAGATCCTCACCCTGGTCGAGAAGGGCTGAGCAGGCTCCTGCCGCAGGAGCGGTGAGCAGGCTCTTGCCGGGGGAGTGGTGAGTCGCTGCGCACCCTGCGCACCCTGCGCGGACTCACCGGGGAGGCGCCGGTCGCAGTCGTCCATCGACCGCGGTGACCACTGTGACCGGCGCGGTCCTCCCGTCCCGGACGGCAGCCCGGCCTTCCGGTCCGTCGGCGACCGGCTCAGGACTCCAGCGACGCCACGAAGGGCGCCAGCTTGGCCGGGGCCAGCACCCACATGATCCGGTCGATGCCCTCCGCGGACGCGTCCACGCAGAGCAGGGCGACCGCGTTCCCACCGGACCGGACGAGAACGGCCGGGCGGCCGTTGGCCTCGACCCAGCGGACGTCCGACTCCGGCCAGAAACGCGGCGCGAAGGCGACGAGGTAGCGGGAGACGCGGGAGAGCCCGACGACCGGGACCCGCGACGCGCCCCGCATCCCGTTCCCGTCGGTGTAACTGACGACGTCCGCCGCGAGAACCTCTTCGAGTGCCTTCAGCTCGCCCGTCCGCGCCGCGGTCAGGAACACCTCCAGCAGCCGCCGGTGCTTGCCGCGGTCGACCTGCTCCCGCCGCTCGGCGGCCAGGTGCTTGCGCGCGCGGCTCACCAGCTGGCGGCTGTTGGCCTCACCGGTCTCCAGGATGTCGGCGACCTGCCGGTAGGGGTAGTCGAACGCCTCCCGCAGGACGTAGGCCGCCCGCTCCACCGGGTTCAGCTTCTCCAGGAGGAGGAGCACCGCCATCTCGACCGCCTCGGCGCGCTCCGCCCCCACCTGCGGGTCCGGACCGGTGTCGATCGGCTCGGGGAGCCACGGTCCGACGTACGCCTCGCGCCGCACCCGGGCGGACCGGGCGGTGTTGATGGCGAGACGGGTGGCGACGGTGGCGAGGAAGGCCGCCGGTTCGACGATGACCGAGCGGTCGGCGTTCTGCCACCGGACCCATGTCTCCTGGCACACGTCCTCGGCCTCCGCGGCACTGCCCAGCATGCGGTAGGCGATTCCGAAGAGCTGAGGACGCGCCGCGAGGAACTGCTTCGTCGCCGTTTCCAGAGAGTTGACGTCATCCCCGGTGTACATGAGCGCCCTTTCCGTCACAAAGGGCTCTCATGCTACAGCGGGCACGCGCAGGGTGCGCCGATACCAGGACGGCAGCGCGCTGACGGATGAGCGGACCCGGTTCGGCTTTGTCCACGAAAACGCCAGCAGATGTACAGCATTTTGGGAGGCACCCTGCCGCACACGGAAACCGAACTGTCCAGCGGACTCGGTAGCGGCCCACACCATCCCGGCTTCTCGCGTGGCGGGAATTCTCGGCGGTGGGGGCATTGAGTCACTCGTGGATCCGGGCGTTCACCGGGGGATGCGCATCGCCGTCGTCCGCGCCCAGGTTGGCGAGCAGGCGCAGTCCGTCCTCGGCGGGGCTGGCAGGGGCCGCGTGCAGCACCAGTAGTTCGATGCCTGGTTCGTTCGGCAGCGCGAAGTTCTCATGGTGCAGTTCCAGCAGTCCGACCAAAGGGTGCCGGTACGCCTTGCGTCCATGGGTGCGGGCGCGCACGTCCGCGCGGGCCCAGAGGCGACGGAAGCGTTCACTGCCCATCGCCAGCTCGCCGATGAGTGAGGCCAGGCGGGGATCCTCGGGGTATTTGCCGGCGGCCAGGCGCAGGTGCCCGACCGCGTCGAGGGTGCAGTTCTCCCAGCCCGCGTACAGGCCGCGCTCGGCTTCCTCGAGGAAGATGTGCCGGGCAGTGTTCAGGCCCGGCATCGGGCGGCCGTAGAGGAGTCCGGCGAGGCGGTTTCCGGCGAGTACGTCCATGCGGTGGTTCATGATCAGCGCGGGTGCGTCGCCCACCAGGTCCAGGACGCGCAGCAGCTCCGGCCGGACCCGCCCACTCGGTGCCTTCGCGTGGTGGCGGCGCTGTCGGACAAGCCGGTAGAGGTGTCCGCGTTCGGTCTCGTCGAGGTCGAGGACGCGGGCGAGGGCGAGGGCGTCGAGGACCTGCTCGGAGGGCTGGGTCGCGCGGCCCTGCTCCAGGCGTACGTAGTAGTCGACGCTGACTCCGGACAGGTGCGCGACCTCTTCGCGGCGCAGCCCTTCGACCCGGCGGCGGCTGTCGGTGGGGATGCCGGCGGCCGCCGGGTCGACCCGGGAACGCCGGGTCCGCAGGAAACCCGCGAGATCGTCCATGTGCCCAGTATGGCTTCGGCAGGAGCCCGTGAGGGTGGTCCTGCCGTTACCAGGAAGTCCCGTCCGACGGATGAGGAGCCCCTGAATGCCGGACGGCGGAACGTCCAGGATCGGAGACATCCGAATCGAAGGAGTTCCCATGAAGACGCTGATCGTCTACGCCCACCCGGAGCCGGAGTCGCTCAACGGCTCGCTGAAGGATCTCGCGGTGTCCACGCTGGAGAGCGCCGGGCACGAGGTGCGGGTGAGCGATCTGTACGCGATGAACTGGAAGGCGGTCGTGGACGCCACGGACTACGGCCCCGACGCATCGAGCCCGCTGAAGGTCGCCCGGGACTCGGGCCGGGCCTTCGACGCCGGGACGCTCACGCCGGACGTTCGCGCCGAGCAGGAGAAACTGCTGTGGGCCGACACGATCATCTTCCAGTTCCCGCTGTGGTGGTACACGATGCCCGCGATCCTCAAGGGCTGGGTGGACCGGGTGTTCACCTTCCACTTCGCGTACGGCGTCGGCGAGCACAGCGACACGAAGTACGGCGAGCGCTTCGGCGAAGGCACCCTCGCGGGCCGGAAGGCCGTGCTGTCGGTGACCGTCGGCGGCCCGGAGCCGCACTACGCCGCTCGCGGGATCGGCGGGCCCATCGACGATCTGCTGTTCCCGATCCAGCACGGCATCCTCTACTACCCGGGTATCGAGGTGCTGCCGCCGTTCGTGCTGTACGGCGCCGACCGGACGACCACCGAGGACTACCCGGACGTCGCCAAGGCCTGGGAACAGCGCCTGCTGACCCTGGAGTCGACCGAGCCGATCGCGTTCCGGCGGCAGAACTTCGGCGACTACGAGATCCCCTCGCTGCACCTGAAGGAGGGACTGGAACCGGCGGGCCGCACGGGTTTCGGGCTGCACGTGCGCGGCTGACCGCCAGCGCTGCTGTCTGTCCTCGTGGACAAAGCCACCGGTCCGTGGTGGCACATGATGTGTGGGCCGGGCGTACGCCTGCGGGCTCCCCGGCCCATGGCCTGACCTGTGTCCGTGCCCTCGCCTGCCCGAGCGGGCCGACCGCTTCCGCCGTCGGGCAGCGGTCGGCGGTCGGCCGTCGGTGGTGAATCGCCGGTTGTCAGCCGAACTGGCCCGGCCGGTAGCTGCCCGCGGGCTGCTGGTTGATCACGTTGATGCGGTTGTAGGCGTTGATGAGGGCGATGAGGGAGATGAGCGCGACCAGCTGGTCCTCGTCGTAGTGCTTGGCGGCGTCCGCCCAGGCCTCGTCGCTGACGCCACCCGCCGCATCGGCGATACGGGTGCCCTGCTCGGCCAGCTCCAGCGCCGCGCGCTCCGCCTCGGTGAAGACCGTGGCCTCCCGCCAGGCCGCGACGAGGTTGAGCCGCTGCTGGGTCTCGCCGGCGGCGGCAGCGTCCTTGGTGTGCATGTCGGTGCAGAAACCGCAGCCGTTGATCTGACTGGCGCGGATCTTCACCAGTTCCTGCGTCGCGGCGGGCAGGCCCGCGTCCGAGGCGACCTTGCCCGCGGAGTTGATGTGCTTCATCACCTTGCCCGCGACGGCGTTGCCGAAGTAGTTCACACGCGATTCCATGGCGTTCTCCTGGTCGAGTCGTCGATACGCACTACTGACAGCGCAGCGCGGCGATATGTGACACCAGGAGGAGAACGGACCCACCGACCGCGGTGAGGCGAGTCCGCTGTCGCGCTCAAGGCGTGTCCGGCTCTACTCCACGGCGAGCGCCACGAACGCCGTCCACTGGCTCTGGCCCACCCGCACTATCGGCCCGCCACCCGCAGTCTTCGAGTCCCGCACGTACACGGCGTCCAGACCGGCGGCCACCTCCACGCAGTTGCCACCTCCCGAGCCGCTGTAGCTGCTCGTGAACCAGCGCAGCCCGTTCACGTTCTCGGATACCTGCTCCACGCTCATGTCTCTCCCACCAGCCGTTCGATGAGCCGCGCAGACTCGACGCCGTTCAGAGCCTGTGACCGCAGCTTGCCATACCGCATGCCGAATGCACTGACCTCTGCGGGATCATGCACGACGCACCCGACGTCCTGAGACTCGATGTAACCCAGGTGCTTGTGTTCCTTGGTCTCCAGCATCACGAACGGGCCGTTCAGACCGGGGTGGAGCCCGCATGAGGCAGGCATCACCTGGACCTCCACGTTCCGCAACACCTGTACTGCCAGGAGGTGTTGCCATTGTTCGCGCATGACGTCCCTGTCGCCAACCGGATTCCGCAGTGCCTCCTCGCCGATGATGAACGACAGTTCGGCGAGCGGCGCTCGCGTCAGTAGCTTCTGCCGACCCAGCCGCGCTTCCGTGTGCTGGTCGATGATCTCCTCGCTCAGCGGTGGGCAGTGCCCGGCGAACAGAACCCGTGCGTACGCCTCCGTCTGCAACAGCCCCGACACCAGTAGTGGCTCGTACTCGAACCGGCTGACCGCCTCCGCCTCAAGCAGCGCGACATTGCGGAAGAACTTCGGCAACTTCGCCCGATCCACCTCCCCCTGAAGCGCGTCCAGCACCCCGCCCGCCTCCAGCACCCGCTCCGCCGCCGCCGTGAACGCCACCTTCGCCGGACGTCGCCCCTGTTCCACCGAGGCCACCTGCTCCAGCGAGTAGCCGATCGCGTCCCCGAGCTGCTGCTGGTTCAACCCGGCCCGCTTGCGCAGGTACTGCAACAGCACCCCGTACGCCGCCCACTCGCCCGGCACATCGGGCCCCTCGTCCTTGGCCTTCGCGCCCCGCCCCGTCCGCGTCTCCCGTACGTCCCGTACCGTTCCCACAGTCCCACGCCCTTCCCATCCCGCTCCGCGCCCCGCCCACGGCCGCGCTCGCCACCGGTCCATGTCCAACGCGAGGCGCGGCGACCGGGACACGCACCGGACCCGTACAACGCCCGTACAACCAGGCCGCCGACGTCGTACGACAAGGACGGAGTACGGCCGTCGTACCTGGTCAAGGGGGCTACACACCACCACGCTGACACCGTGACCCACCAGCACCTCACCGACGAGGCCAAGCCGCCTCACGCCCCCACTCACCGGCTGACGCTGTGCTTCAGCAGCACCAGACGCGGCGCCCGCCTCGCCCGTCAGCTCGCCGTCCAGCAGTTCACCGAGTGGACGGGCCTGCCGTACGAGTCCGACCCGGCCGGCGCCGTCGCCCTCGTCACCGCCGAACTGGCGTCGAACGCGGTCCGCCACGGCAGCCTCCCCGGCCGGGACTTCCGCCTGACGCTGTTCCTCCTGCCCGACTGCTTCCGCGTCGAGGTGACCGACACCCGCCCCGAGCACCTGCCGCCGTCCGCACCTCCGCAACCCGACGAGGGGACTTCGGGCCGCGGACTGCTCCTCGTGGAGGCCTACGCCGACCGCTGGGGACGCGCCGTCCGCGACGCGTACACGAAGACCGTCTGGGCGGAGGTGCGGTTCCGCCCCATGGGTTCGTGACACCGGCTTCTCGTCCTCACCCAGCCGGGCGACCCACACCCTCGGCCGGTCGACGTCAGTTCAGTTGCACAGCAGTTGTGTTCGCGCGCGGTCGACGGTCCCGGCAGGGACGTACCGTCAGTCCTCCAGGCGGACCGGCATCAGGATCGAGAAGGCGTTCTCGTCGTCGGGCCGGCGAACCGCGATCGGAGCCGTGGGGACGCCGACTTCCAGGATCAGCCGGTCACGGGCCCCCGCCGCCAGCGAGTCCAGCAGGAAGTCGCGGTTCACGGCGACGCGGTCCGGGTCGTCGTCACCGTCGGCGCAGAGGGTGACGGTCCCGCCGTCCTCCACCTTGAGCACACTGAGGTCCTGTGCGCCGGACTCGTCCGACCGGACAGGACCGGCGGCAAGGGCCTGCCGGAACGCGGCCACCTCGACGAGGGCGTGGCGTCGGTCGGCAAGGGGAACGAGACGGCGGTGGTCGGGGAAGCCGTGGTCGAGGCACCGGCCCGCCGCCTGCCGGTCCCCGGCCTCCAGCGTCACGCGGTCACCGTCGACGCAGAGCCGAGCCGGCCCCTCGCTGTCGAGCAGCGCCCGCATCGCGTCGGCGAGCGCGGTGGGCACGATGACCTGTTCGCGCTGCCCCTCGTGTCCGGTGACACCGGACCGTGCGACAGCCAGCCGGTACCGGTCGGTGGCCACGACGTCGAGGTTCCCGCCCTCGATGTCGAACAGGATGCCGCCGAGCATCGGCAGACCCGGGTCGGTACTCACCGCGAAACGGACCGCGTCCAGGGCGGCGGCCAACTCCTTTGCCGGAAAAGACAGTTGAACGGTGGTGGTGCGGAGCGAGGTCATGACGTTCTCCCTGTGGTCGAGCAGGACGCGGAGTGCGGAGAACTCGCTGCGGGCATCGGACAGCCCTTCTTCGAGGTGGCGCAGGTGAGCCCTGAGCAGCGTCCGGACGAGGTCGGTGTCCGCGCTCGACCAGCCGGCCAGCACCAGGCGGATGTCCGCCAGGGGCATCCCGGCCCGGCGCAACCGGGCCAGCAGGCGGGCCTCTTCGAGCTGCCCGGGCTCGTACCAGCGATAGCCGCTCACCGGGTCCACCCAGGCCGGGACCAGCACACCGGCACGGTCGTAGAACCGCAGCGCGCTCACGCTCAGTCCGCCGTCCCGGGCCATCTCCCCGATACTGCGCATCTCGTTCTCCACACCCGGAACCCTGATCCCTCGACAAGGTCGAGGGTCAACCCCGGCCGCTGTCAGGTGGTGTCGGCGTCGGTGTCGGCGTCGGCGTCTGCGTCTGCGTCGGCCAGGCGCAGGAGCGCGTCCCCCCAGTCCGCGTGGTCGAAGTTGATGCCGTCGCCGCCGTCGGTGACACGCAGGGTCAGCCGCTGGACTCCACTGACGTCGACGTCGAGTGCGCGAGCGGCATCCGCGGGAGTCATCACCTCGGTCCGTGCGAGCAGTCGCCCGTCACCCACCACCTCGAAGACGACCGTGGCCGCGCCGCCGACCTCGTCGTCGACGCCCACATGTGCCTGGAAGCGGTCGTACGCGCCACGGATGTCGACGGACACCTCGGCCGCGGCGTGCATGCCGACGCCCTTGTCGTACGCGGTGCCCCGGATGCGCAGGGGACCGCCGTCGCCGCCGGCGTTCTCCCCGTTCGAGGCGTCGCGCTCGACCGGTCCCCAGCCGTTGCGCTCCGCCGCGAACGGCAGATCGCTCACGTAGTCCACTCCCGGAGGTGCGACGAACACCCGTACCGTCCGCTCGTGGCGCAGCGGGGCACCACCCGGTTCCTCGCCCGGAGCCCGGTAGGAGGCGCTCACCACCACATCGTGGTAGCCGTACGCCGCGTCCGCCGGGACGTGCACGACGGCACGGGCGCGGAGCGTGGCGCCGGTGGCGAGTTCGCCGGCGTGAGCGGTGGCGTCCGTGACCGTCCATCCCTGCGGGGCGCTCACCCGCACCTCGGCGTCGCGTACCGGACCGAAGTCCTCCACCTGGAACGCGCCCTCGACGTCGACCGCCGTCCCCGGGTCGGCCTGCGCCTTTTGCGGTGTGGCCGACAGGGCGGTCAACGGCATCCGGCCCACGGGCCGGTCGCACGTGGTGCGGCCGGGCACGGCACGGCAGAGCACCGCGGCGAACCCGCCGCCCGCCGTGGTGGGCACCGTCAGGACGCCGTGGCGGTCGGTGACCCGGGAGTCGCGGACCAGGCCGTCCGGTCCGTCCCGCAGGACCTCCACCCGCCAGCGGCCACTGCCGTTGCCACTGCCGAGGAAGTCCAGCGGTACGCGTCGCGTGGCGGGCCCGTCGGCGGCCGTGACGTCGCCGACGAACCAGCGGTCGCCGTCGCGCCGGGCGACGGTCGCCCCGTCACCGGGGTGGCCGGACAGCAGCCGCGTCTCGTCCCAGACGGTCGGAACCTGCTCCAGGAACCGTTCGAGCTCCGGACGGGACCGGTAGGCCTCCACCGAACCGGCGAAGTTCTGGAAGCCGGACTCGTACACGACGGACAGGGCCAGCTCCGCGGCCTCCGAGGTGGTGCGGGTGCCGAACTGGAAGCCCATGGGCGTGTAGTCCATGGAGCCGACCACGTTCCGGGTGAAGGGCAGGGTGGTGACGTCGGTCAGGGACACGCTGCCCTGCTCGGCGCCGTAGACGGCCTCCATCGACATGACGTGCGGCCAGGTGCGCTGGATGCCGTGCGGAAGGGTCGATCCGTGGAAGTTGACCAGCAGTTCGCGTTCCGCGGTCGCCTCGAGGATGTCGTCGTACCAGCGGAAACGCTCCTGTGCGTCCGAATCCATGAAGTCGATCTTCAGCCCGGCCGCGCCCCAGGCCTTGACCTTGTCCAGGGTCTCCTCGCGTTCGGCAGCCGTGTCCAGGTCGGTCCAGTGCATCCACAGCAGGATCTTCACACCACGCCGCTGCGCGTACTGGATGAGCCGCGGCATCCAGTCCTCGGTCTTCCAGCCGTCGTCCACCAGCGTGTACTCCCAGCCGTGGGCCGCGCTGTAGTCGACGAACCGCTGCTGGGTCTCCAGGCTGCGCTGCGCGGCGCCGAATCCGGCCAGCCAGGACCAGGCGACCTTGCCGGGGTGGATCCACGAGGTGTCCGCCACCCGCGAGTCGGGCGCCAGATCGTCGACGAGGGTGGACTCCGTAACGGTGGCCAGGTCGCCGATGACGGCGGTGCGCCACGGGGTCGCCAGCGGACCGGACGAGGCGATGCGTTCGTCGGCCAGTTCCACGGTGTAGCGGCCGCTTCCGGCCTCGTGCGCGAGACGGCTGCCGGCGTAACGGCCGTCCACGTCCGACTCCGTGAGCAGGACGTAGGACCCGCCGGCCCGGAAGAGCGAGGGGTACCCGTAGTCGCCGGCCGCGGCGCCGGAGGCGGTGGTCTCGGTGCGCGGCCGTTCGTAGTTGGGTGTGTACGGCATCAGCCACGCCGTCGCGTCGCCCGGCACCTGGAAGGCGGAGGCCTCACCGAGCACCGTCACCCGGTCCTTGCCGGGCAGGACGTAGCGGTAGGCGAAGCCGTCGTCGGAGACACGGACGAGCAGGTCGAGCCGGGCGCCGTCGTCCTTGGCGAAGGAGAACCGCGCCTCGGTCATCGGGGCCGTACGCCGGCGCTGCTTACCGGTCGTCGTGGAGTAGCGTTCGGTCACCTTCCGTACGGTGCGGCCACGAAGCCGCAGACCCGAGGTCAGGTCGGAGGCGTCGGTGGTGATGCCGACCGGGGCGGGCTCCAGCACGGTGCTGCTGCCGCGGCGGACGCCCAGCGACAAGGTGCCCTCGGCTTCGTCGAGTTGCAGCCGCGCGGTCAGGGCTTCGCCGGGCTCTGCCGCCCGGTGCGTCACGTTCCACGACGTGACCGCCGCCCTTCCGTCGGCCGCCGAGGCCGGGGGAGTGAGGCCCCCCAGTCCCACCATGACGCTCACGGCTGCGGCGAGCCACGCCGGCACTCCGCGTCCGAACCGGTGCGTTCCTGCGTGCACGGAGGTCTCCATTCACGTCCGACAACGTTGTCAGATGGCTCTGGTCATTCTTCGGACGTGTAGTGGCCACGTCAAGGGTCCGTCGAGGCGGAAGAGCGGCGCCGGACCCGTGCCGAGCCGGTGAAAATCCCGTGGAAGTGGTGTCGGTGGGGCCGTCTATGCTGCACCCGAAGATCATGTGGGACCAGGGGAGGGCGCGGTATGTTCGGCAAACTGTTCGGCGCGGATGCGGAAAGACCGGGGGCGGAAAGACCCGGGGCGGATCCGCACGCCCTTCCCGTCCCGCGAAGGCAGAAGCACGGCGTGTACACGCTGCGCGCACTCGGGGACGCGCGGGTGCTCGCGCTGGTCGAGGCGGCCGACGCGGGCGACTGGGAGGCCGTCAAGGCGGCGCTGGCCCCCTTCGACCCCGGCCGCGACCACCAGGTGCTGGGCGAGCTGGCCGACCTGGACGGCGTGCAGGACTGGATCGGCCGGGCCGTCGAGGAGGACAAGGAGCACCGGGCGGAGGCCCTGCTGATATCCGGGACGCGCCACATCGGTTGGGGCTGGGAGGCGCGTACCGCCGACCGCGCTGTGAACGTCACGCAGGAGCAGTGGAGGATCTTCCACGAGCGGCTCCACATCGCCGAGGAGCAGCTGCTCGAGGCCGCCGAGCTGCGGCCCGACTGGGTCACGCCGTGGCGCCGCCTGCTCACCTCCGGGCGCGGTATGTCGCTGGGCCCCACCGTCAGCGAGACCCGCCGCGACGCCGCCCTGCGCCGCGACCCGCTGGACCTGGAGACCCACATCGAGTGGGTGTCACAGCTGCAGCCCCGCTGGGGCGGTGAGCCGGGCCAGGCGCTGGCGTTCGCCCAGGAGGCGTTCGCCCGCGCCCCGCAGGGGCACCGCCTCGGCTGCGTGATCGCCATGGCGTACATCGAGGAGTGGGTCGAGTCGGAGCGCGGGGACTACCTCGAAACCCCCGAGATCCAGGCGCAGTTGCGGGAGGCGGCGGACCACAGCATCCTCCACCCCTCCCATGTGCGGCGTCCGGGCTGGCAGCACGACTTCAACATGTTCGCCATGGCCCTGTCGCTGGCCGGTGAGCGTCACACGGTCCGGCGCGTCTTCCGGACGCTGGACGGCGCCTACACCAAGTGGCCCTGGACCTATCTCGCGGACCCCGAGAAGCAGTTCGCGCGCCACCACCGCCGCGCCTGAGCGCCGGCCGGTCCCGACTCCCGCCCCGGCCTTTCCCGCTCAGGCCCCTCCCGCCCCGGCATCTTCTGCCCCTCCTCCTTCGGACTGCCCGATGACTCTGCCCGACACCGCATCGAACCCGGCCGGCGCCGACCGCACCTTCCAGGTGGACCTGCGCGGCCTCGTCGACCTCCTCTCCCACCACCTCTACTCCAGTCCCCGCGTCTATCTGCGTGAACTCCTGCAGAACGCGGTGGACGCGCTGACCGCCCGGCACCTTCTCGAACAGCCCGCGCCCGCCCACGCCTTCGGGATCAGCCTGTACGCGGACGGTTCGGTGGTACGCGTCGAGGACGACGGCGTCGGCCTCACCGAGGCCGACGTGCACGCCTTCCTCGCCACCATCGGCCGCAGCAGCAAGCGCGCCCTGGCGGCCCCCTCGGACGAACCCGTCCAGGGCTGGGGGAGGATCACCGAGCAACGCGGCGACT belongs to Streptomyces sp. V3I8 and includes:
- a CDS encoding helix-turn-helix transcriptional regulator; this encodes MDDLAGFLRTRRSRVDPAAAGIPTDSRRRVEGLRREEVAHLSGVSVDYYVRLEQGRATQPSEQVLDALALARVLDLDETERGHLYRLVRQRRHHAKAPSGRVRPELLRVLDLVGDAPALIMNHRMDVLAGNRLAGLLYGRPMPGLNTARHIFLEEAERGLYAGWENCTLDAVGHLRLAAGKYPEDPRLASLIGELAMGSERFRRLWARADVRARTHGRKAYRHPLVGLLELHHENFALPNEPGIELLVLHAAPASPAEDGLRLLANLGADDGDAHPPVNARIHE
- a CDS encoding ATP-binding protein: MTHQHLTDEAKPPHAPTHRLTLCFSSTRRGARLARQLAVQQFTEWTGLPYESDPAGAVALVTAELASNAVRHGSLPGRDFRLTLFLLPDCFRVEVTDTRPEHLPPSAPPQPDEGTSGRGLLLVEAYADRWGRAVRDAYTKTVWAEVRFRPMGS
- a CDS encoding helix-turn-helix transcriptional regulator, with the protein product MGTVRDVRETRTGRGAKAKDEGPDVPGEWAAYGVLLQYLRKRAGLNQQQLGDAIGYSLEQVASVEQGRRPAKVAFTAAAERVLEAGGVLDALQGEVDRAKLPKFFRNVALLEAEAVSRFEYEPLLVSGLLQTEAYARVLFAGHCPPLSEEIIDQHTEARLGRQKLLTRAPLAELSFIIGEEALRNPVGDRDVMREQWQHLLAVQVLRNVEVQVMPASCGLHPGLNGPFVMLETKEHKHLGYIESQDVGCVVHDPAEVSAFGMRYGKLRSQALNGVESARLIERLVGET
- a CDS encoding RNA polymerase sigma-70 factor produces the protein MYTGDDVNSLETATKQFLAARPQLFGIAYRMLGSAAEAEDVCQETWVRWQNADRSVIVEPAAFLATVATRLAINTARSARVRREAYVGPWLPEPIDTGPDPQVGAERAEAVEMAVLLLLEKLNPVERAAYVLREAFDYPYRQVADILETGEANSRQLVSRARKHLAAERREQVDRGKHRRLLEVFLTAARTGELKALEEVLAADVVSYTDGNGMRGASRVPVVGLSRVSRYLVAFAPRFWPESDVRWVEANGRPAVLVRSGGNAVALLCVDASAEGIDRIMWVLAPAKLAPFVASLES
- a CDS encoding glycoside hydrolase family 97 catalytic domain-containing protein, translating into MHAGTHRFGRGVPAWLAAAVSVMVGLGGLTPPASAADGRAAVTSWNVTHRAAEPGEALTARLQLDEAEGTLSLGVRRGSSTVLEPAPVGITTDASDLTSGLRLRGRTVRKVTERYSTTTGKQRRRTAPMTEARFSFAKDDGARLDLLVRVSDDGFAYRYVLPGKDRVTVLGEASAFQVPGDATAWLMPYTPNYERPRTETTASGAAAGDYGYPSLFRAGGSYVLLTESDVDGRYAGSRLAHEAGSGRYTVELADERIASSGPLATPWRTAVIGDLATVTESTLVDDLAPDSRVADTSWIHPGKVAWSWLAGFGAAQRSLETQQRFVDYSAAHGWEYTLVDDGWKTEDWMPRLIQYAQRRGVKILLWMHWTDLDTAAEREETLDKVKAWGAAGLKIDFMDSDAQERFRWYDDILEATAERELLVNFHGSTLPHGIQRTWPHVMSMEAVYGAEQGSVSLTDVTTLPFTRNVVGSMDYTPMGFQFGTRTTSEAAELALSVVYESGFQNFAGSVEAYRSRPELERFLEQVPTVWDETRLLSGHPGDGATVARRDGDRWFVGDVTAADGPATRRVPLDFLGSGNGSGRWRVEVLRDGPDGLVRDSRVTDRHGVLTVPTTAGGGFAAVLCRAVPGRTTCDRPVGRMPLTALSATPQKAQADPGTAVDVEGAFQVEDFGPVRDAEVRVSAPQGWTVTDATAHAGELATGATLRARAVVHVPADAAYGYHDVVVSASYRAPGEEPGGAPLRHERTVRVFVAPPGVDYVSDLPFAAERNGWGPVERDASNGENAGGDGGPLRIRGTAYDKGVGMHAAAEVSVDIRGAYDRFQAHVGVDDEVGGAATVVFEVVGDGRLLARTEVMTPADAARALDVDVSGVQRLTLRVTDGGDGINFDHADWGDALLRLADADADADADTDADTT
- a CDS encoding DUF397 domain-containing protein, which codes for MSVEQVSENVNGLRWFTSSYSGSGGGNCVEVAAGLDAVYVRDSKTAGGGPIVRVGQSQWTAFVALAVE
- a CDS encoding MerR family transcriptional regulator; translation: MRSIGEMARDGGLSVSALRFYDRAGVLVPAWVDPVSGYRWYEPGQLEEARLLARLRRAGMPLADIRLVLAGWSSADTDLVRTLLRAHLRHLEEGLSDARSEFSALRVLLDHRENVMTSLRTTTVQLSFPAKELAAALDAVRFAVSTDPGLPMLGGILFDIEGGNLDVVATDRYRLAVARSGVTGHEGQREQVIVPTALADAMRALLDSEGPARLCVDGDRVTLEAGDRQAAGRCLDHGFPDHRRLVPLADRRHALVEVAAFRQALAAGPVRSDESGAQDLSVLKVEDGGTVTLCADGDDDPDRVAVNRDFLLDSLAAGARDRLILEVGVPTAPIAVRRPDDENAFSILMPVRLED
- a CDS encoding NAD(P)H-dependent oxidoreductase — encoded protein: MKTLIVYAHPEPESLNGSLKDLAVSTLESAGHEVRVSDLYAMNWKAVVDATDYGPDASSPLKVARDSGRAFDAGTLTPDVRAEQEKLLWADTIIFQFPLWWYTMPAILKGWVDRVFTFHFAYGVGEHSDTKYGERFGEGTLAGRKAVLSVTVGGPEPHYAARGIGGPIDDLLFPIQHGILYYPGIEVLPPFVLYGADRTTTEDYPDVAKAWEQRLLTLESTEPIAFRRQNFGDYEIPSLHLKEGLEPAGRTGFGLHVRG
- a CDS encoding carboxymuconolactone decarboxylase family protein, producing the protein MESRVNYFGNAVAGKVMKHINSAGKVASDAGLPAATQELVKIRASQINGCGFCTDMHTKDAAAAGETQQRLNLVAAWREATVFTEAERAALELAEQGTRIADAAGGVSDEAWADAAKHYDEDQLVALISLIALINAYNRINVINQQPAGSYRPGQFG